A segment of the Symmachiella macrocystis genome:
CAACAACGTATGGACCTGCCTTGACCTAACAACCGGCGACGTTAAATGGGCTGAGCGCTCCGTGGGCAAGGGAGCTTTGCTATACGCCGATGGACACCTGTATTTACGCGGCGAAAAAGGCCCCGTCGCCCTGGTCGAAGCCAACCCCGAGAAATTCGTCGAAACCGGCCGCTTCGACCAACCCGAGCGAAGCGACTACAACGCCTGGCCCCACCCGGTCATTGCCGACGGCAAACTCTACCTGCGCGACATGGACGTGCTGTTGTGCTACGACGTGCGGGACGAATAGCGAAAGCTCATGCGCCATTTGCACGCACGATCGTTATTCCTGCGGAATGAGTTCATCCACCTTTTCCGCAGTGAATCCGACGTGTTTCAGATAACCCCGCACAAATTTCAAATAATTTTCGCGACCGAGTTTATATTCAAGGTCCAACGTCTCGTATGAGAACCAGGACTGCTCAGAGCTCATTTGCTCGCTAGGAACATACACAAATCCGCAGACTGAACATGGCAAAGGATCGTAAATCGAAATGTCTTGCCTTGAATCACGGATAGCTCCTGCCTTGCATCTTGGGCAGTGTGGAAACGTAGTACGCATGCCGAGATCATCGTGACCAGGTGGGGCGAGGGACACGTGCAATGCAATGTCCTCAGCAATCGCCACACGTAACGCACTGAGAAAATCAAGAATCCCATTTTCGACTGAATCGTCGAGGTCGCGAATCTCAGTCAGGAGAAGATGTATTATTTCGCATTGCGACTTTGAAAGAGGAGACGACGCCCACAACCCATACCACTGTGGAGTAGTCTCAAGTAGCGTCGCGCGTATACGGGACTCCAACCCTTTTTCTTTAATGGTCCTCTGAAGCACATCCTCTAATTCTTTCCACTCAGGATAGATCTGGAGCGTCCCGTGACAACCAGCAATCTCGTCCATCTCTTGCTTCGCGACGTTCGCTTCGCATTGCCCGCATACATGCTGTGCTTGTCTCCAAAGTCCGTCTTTGATCAGCGAAGCCGAAACCCGATGTCCTAACTCCGGAATCTCAAACTCCACGCCGTTTGCATCGACTTTCCTTTTAAAGCACAGCACATAAATTCCGTCGAATAGCTTGCCTTCGCTCTCGCCACTGTTGATGAGCTTCAAGTCGAGCAATTGACTAGCAGTATTCTTGGGAGAAAACCATTGCGGACCAGTCTTAAATAGACAAGGGCGTTGCAGTGCCCAATTGACCCACTGGTAGGTGCCTGCCATCGACTTACCTCTCCGGCCGTTTGTGGATAGATCGGCAATCCACAAGGTTTCTCAGTACTAAACCGCCCCTCCGTCGGTCTTGTACCACTCCATCATCCGCCGTACCCCTTCATCGAACGTCACCTGCGGATCGTAGCCGAGTTCGCGGCGGGCTTTTTCGATAGAGAAGTCGAGGTTCAGGCCCAGGAACTTGAACCGCGCGTTGGATAACAGTGGAGCTTCTTTTTTGCCCAATAGCCGATAGACCCGTTCCGAGGCTTTGGTCAAAAACCGCGCCACCCCCAGTGGGACCGACCCAGTCGGTACTGGATAACCGGCCAATTCGGCGACCGAGGAGATGTAGTGTTTCTTGCTGACCAGTTGGCCGTCGGTGATGTTGAACACTTCGCCAATCGTCTCCGGCTTCTCCAGGCAGAGGAAAATTGCGTCGACCAGATTGCCCACGTAGGTGTTGTTTAAAAGTTGTTCACCGGAACCGAAGAACTTCACCTGCCCAATCTTGAGCCGCTCCAACAATCGCGGTAGCACGGTTTGATCGCGCGGGCCGTAGATGAATCCCGGCCGAACCACCGTCGCAGGCAGACTGTTGTCGCGGACATGTTCCAGCACCAGCCGTTCCGCTTCGGCCTTGGTGAGCGTGTAGCCGTCCATGCCGGTGAGGGTCGCCGGTTCACTTTCATCGGTTCCGTGATGGTCGCGGCCTTCATAGACCCCCAAGGAACTGACTTGGATGAACCGCTCTAAGCTGCCGGCCGCTTCCGCTTCAAGCAACAGATGTTCCAACCCACGGACGTTCACGGCGCGGTAGTCGTCGATCGGTCCCCAGTCCCCCACCTTCGCGGCGCAGTGCACAATCACACTCACGCCGTCGACTGCTTTTTTGAGTGCGTCGTGATCAAAAAAATCGCCGACGACTTGTTCCACGCCCCATTCGTCGAGCAATGCCCGGTTGCTGGACCCGCGGACGAGTGCTCGTGGCGTGTATCCTTGTTCGATCGCCT
Coding sequences within it:
- a CDS encoding NAD-dependent epimerase/dehydratase family protein; the protein is MLVTGATGFVGSHVVQKAIEQGYTPRALVRGSSNRALLDEWGVEQVVGDFFDHDALKKAVDGVSVIVHCAAKVGDWGPIDDYRAVNVRGLEHLLLEAEAAGSLERFIQVSSLGVYEGRDHHGTDESEPATLTGMDGYTLTKAEAERLVLEHVRDNSLPATVVRPGFIYGPRDQTVLPRLLERLKIGQVKFFGSGEQLLNNTYVGNLVDAIFLCLEKPETIGEVFNITDGQLVSKKHYISSVAELAGYPVPTGSVPLGVARFLTKASERVYRLLGKKEAPLLSNARFKFLGLNLDFSIEKARRELGYDPQVTFDEGVRRMMEWYKTDGGAV